A window of the Lactuca sativa cultivar Salinas chromosome 7, Lsat_Salinas_v11, whole genome shotgun sequence genome harbors these coding sequences:
- the LOC111881656 gene encoding midasin, translated as MASCCSILERLADNRNSIQVELNELMKLCKWERNEWFMTMETSKWTRENFKKLIHKYIDVLKQPVVLILTQEAAWSGIKTIADHTYASFSDSFEKYKQVLDVSCNETHFKNRRGLYGLHLEK; from the exons ATGGCATCATGTTGCAG TATTCTGGAGAGGTTAGCAGATAACAGAAATAGCATTCAGGTGGAGTTGAATGAACTCATGAAGTTGTGTAAATGGGAACGTAATGAGTGGTTTATGACAATGGAAACATCAAAATGGACACGTGAGAATTTTAAGAAGTTGATTCATAAGTATATT GATGTTCTAAAGCAACCTGTGGTGCTTATACTTACACAAGAAGCTGCTTGGAGTGGAATAAAAACAATAGCAGATCATACTTATGCTTCATTTAGTGATTCTTTTGAGAAATACAAGCAAGTTCTTGATGTTTCTTGCAATGAAACTCATTTTAAAAACAGAAGAGGTTTATATGGCCTTCACTTGGAGAAATAA